A single window of Leptospiraceae bacterium DNA harbors:
- a CDS encoding bacteriohemerythrin: MGKKHHDSNFDESFQWDECFVTGLTEIDEQHHHLVNVINHFGKLVRENDKLLLDEIEKVFKDLTDYSEYHFKEEESLMKKASIYEHHYKHHCREHLNFLREIQQIKKSLSNSNPNSAKSLLKFLIHWLAYHILGLDQSMAKQIFAIQNGVSSYDAYTQEVKQKNGATGPLLRALNGLFHQVSERNRELSLLNQTLEEKVAERTQELLEANQKLEDMALTDVLTGLPNRRHAMKRFTKCWTESINENKPLSCMMVDADNFKQINDTQGHDAGDEVLRQLSRKLKESIRTDDVVCRLGGDEFIILCQNTPLDGAMLLAEKIRQEVSNLQVSVGNGKWIGSISIGVASRQDDMKVLEDLIKVADNGVYIAKKNGRNFVGSAQLPS; the protein is encoded by the coding sequence ATGGGTAAAAAGCATCATGATTCGAACTTTGATGAATCTTTTCAATGGGATGAATGCTTTGTAACCGGCTTAACTGAAATTGATGAGCAACATCATCACCTTGTAAATGTAATAAATCATTTTGGAAAACTAGTCAGAGAGAATGATAAATTACTATTGGATGAGATTGAAAAAGTATTTAAAGACTTAACTGATTATTCTGAATATCACTTCAAGGAAGAAGAATCTTTAATGAAGAAAGCTTCCATATATGAGCATCATTACAAACATCATTGTAGAGAGCATTTAAACTTTTTGCGAGAAATACAGCAGATAAAAAAAAGTCTTTCTAATAGTAATCCCAATTCTGCAAAGTCACTATTAAAATTTTTAATTCACTGGCTCGCTTATCATATTTTAGGCTTAGATCAGAGTATGGCAAAACAAATCTTCGCTATACAGAATGGCGTAAGCAGTTATGACGCGTATACCCAAGAAGTGAAACAAAAAAACGGGGCAACTGGTCCTTTGCTAAGAGCACTCAATGGATTATTCCATCAAGTATCAGAGAGAAATCGAGAATTGAGTCTATTAAATCAAACTCTGGAAGAAAAAGTTGCCGAAAGAACACAAGAACTTTTAGAAGCAAATCAAAAGTTGGAAGACATGGCATTAACAGATGTTCTAACTGGTCTACCAAATCGTCGTCATGCAATGAAGCGTTTTACTAAATGTTGGACTGAATCTATCAATGAAAATAAACCGCTTTCTTGTATGATGGTTGATGCTGATAATTTTAAACAAATTAATGATACACAGGGACATGATGCAGGGGACGAGGTGTTACGACAATTATCCCGAAAATTAAAAGAATCTATTCGAACAGATGACGTTGTTTGCAGATTGGGTGGAGACGAATTTATAATTCTATGTCAGAATACTCCACTGGATGGTGCTATGCTTCTTGCTGAAAAGATTCGACAAGAAGTATCAAATCTTCAAGTCTCTGTGGGTAATGGCAAATGGATTGGAAGTATAAGCATTGGTGTTGCCTCAAGGCAAGATGATATGAAGGTTTTGGAAGATCTTATAAAAGTTGCGGATAATGGCGTATACATTGCCAAGAAAAATGGACGAAATTTTGTTGGGTCTGCTCAGTTACCTAGCTGA
- a CDS encoding HAMP domain-containing histidine kinase: MEEFYTDKPLSICITDEGIGIPEKILKYIFELSSIKKRTGLDNEISTGLGLFICKMISRKLGGNINVESREDSGSKFTLSLPLDIVVNE, encoded by the coding sequence TTGGAAGAGTTTTACACAGATAAGCCGCTCAGTATTTGCATAACTGACGAAGGAATTGGAATACCAGAAAAGATTTTAAAATATATTTTCGAGCTATCAAGTATCAAGAAGCGAACAGGATTGGACAATGAAATTTCTACTGGATTAGGTTTATTTATTTGCAAGATGATTTCACGCAAATTAGGAGGAAATATAAATGTTGAAAGCAGGGAAGATAGTGGTTCCAAGTTTACACTTTCTTTGCCTCTAGATATTGTCGTGAACGAATAA